A window of Drosophila subobscura isolate 14011-0131.10 chromosome E, UCBerk_Dsub_1.0, whole genome shotgun sequence contains these coding sequences:
- the LOC117890365 gene encoding lipase 3, protein MKLCVIFMLISWQLGGSLGQRQRLRLDSVCQMVQRQRLECQVHRVETADGYLLNVHRIPAPRNQSCTRGIRLRPFVLMHGLLGSAADFVTAGPGRALALELHRRCFDVWLPNARGTTHSRRHRTLRTSEARFWQFSWHEIGLYDLPAIVDHVLAVTRHRQLHYVGHSQGTTVLLVLLSQRPEYNARFANAALMAPVAFLQHLSSPPLRLLASDSSGATLLLNKLGLNELLPATALTQVGGQFFCSATLPTYTLCTLFTSLYVGFSDYPVDRSLLPRILETIPAGISRGQLLHFGQLINSGKFQQYDYRSPQLNMRRYGQPTPPSYQLRNVRLQLQIFHGTRDALSSQADVLRLVNELRQSRTRLYQVPGYNHIDFLFAVTAPRMVYERIIQQAWQLDVAAAAAGLQASWS, encoded by the exons ATGAAACTTTGTGTCATTTTTATGCTGatcagctggcagctgggtGGCAGCCTcgggcagcgacagcgactgcggcTCGACTCTGTGTGCCAGAtggtgcagcggcagcgcctcGAGTGTCAAGTGCATCGCGTGGAGACCGCCGACGGGTATCTCCTGAATGTTCATCGCATTCCCGCGCCGCGCAACCAGAGCTGCACCCGTGGGATCAGGCTGCGGCCCTTTGTGCTGATGCACGGACTCCTCGGCTCGGCCGCAGACTTTGTGACTGCCGGACCGGGCCGTGCGCTGGCCCTGGAGCTGCACCGGCGCTGCTTTGATGTCTGGCTGCCAAATGCCAGGGGCACAACGCACTCCCGACGCCACCGCACACTGCGGACAAGCGAGGCGCGTTTCTGGCAGTTCAGCTGGCACGAGATTGGACTCTACGACCTGCCCGCCATCGTGGACCATGTGCTGGCCGTGACGCGGCATCGCCAGCTCCACTATGTGGGCCACTCGCAGGGGACcacggtgctgctggtgctcctgtCGCAGCGTCCCGAATACAATGCGAGATTTGCCAATGCGGCCCTAATGGCTCCCGTGGCCTTTCTCCAGCACCTGAGCAGTCCGCCGCTGCGTCTGCTGGCCAGCGACAGTTCCGGTGCGACG ctgctgctcaacaaGCTGGGCCTCAACGAGCTGCTGCCCGCCACCGCGCTGACCCAGGTGGGCGGGCAGTTCTTTTGCAGCGCCACCCTGCCCACCTATACCCTGTGCACGTTGTTCACCTCGCTCTATGTGGGCTTCAGTGACTATCCAGTGGATCGT AGCCTCCTGCCGCGCATACTGGAGACGATACCCGCGGGCATATCGCGTGGCCAACTACTGCACTTTGGGCAACTCATCAATAGCG GCAAATTCCAGCAATACGACTATCGTTCGCCGCAGCTCAATATGCGGCGATATGGCCAGCCCACGCCGCCCTCGTATCAGTTGAGGAATGTGCGCCTGCAGCTACAGATCTTTCATGGCACACGCGATGCCCTGTCCAGCCAGGCGGATGTGCTGCGACTGGTTAACGAGCTGCGCCAGAGCCGCACACGTCTGTATCAGGTGCCCGGCTACAATCACATTGACTTTCTGTTTGCCGTCACTGCACCACGCATGGTTTATGAGCGAATCATTCAACAGGCCTGGCAACTGGAtgtagcggcagcagcagcaggacttcAGGCGAGTTGGAGCTGA
- the LOC117890364 gene encoding ubiquitin-protein ligase E3C: MFGFDGEYRRRPVQSLGGASHTHDRETVIRKAAEERQKRNELRQKANGAVVLQSYARSFIHRQRRKRAEREAFDVYLQAHRHRLTEDENLNFLLRRLNFFYSSREAKDGERLIEVCQQILRSPGRLLQHSATDPIWLFRVCKLLDACLLQLTLSQSAQAIPLRMLETFTTVTAVERYVSDETLLFKYLERVFGFLIARNYFLRLRQLLDEKCPPLDGETLHAPSPLAEALLHLLLRPLAVAKRACNGGQVLPVSLLVCQNFVKDILATPHTDAMRCFVLPCLAECPEFPFDLLMRSLFDLLETAAATAASESENASSRRSFMFHGSETGSGGPKQAQAQPLDALFTSYLLNSLLVLDRRQLATLQQSSLLTVYVRIIAEMMPNILLLPKSTLRTHANAPHRHVDSDDESDEEEDEDQPAARTLDYDMEQTCRTSTELSIKERDCLLESIAILNETERVDFIVQQLDPHIEHSQLIYALCEICHNLMIYNKHAVYEYKLLYTLAFTPKFIRAVWFKLAAESTQLGFSAPLTLISKGVVPKQQGVDRTIPLLATFCMLFGRLLPTLHDVEFVENKLLLTKHVRLMPFSIAEIVQMSKTLKDISLGLVELAFPETRSNLANYRSVLGHTEADDKKLRHQKQIWANLLNVVVFVLNQIHTRDLRMGFCPESHWTVSRLDLPLDRPTDLPLTHSSRLRGIRPFQPIRDFTREDFENGPPMSTKQIRSITILREIPFVVAFSKRVSILQGLVAANKMRVQGHLQAFLQGPSIMITVRRTHLYEDAYDKLRPENEPDLRPKFRIQFVSSLGLDEAGIDGGGVFREFLSELIKSAFDPNRGFFMVTTDNKLYPNPNVDDLFGDFEKHYYFIGRILGKAIYENLLVELPLAEFFLTKLAGKYSDVDIHQLASLDPELYRNLLYLKDYTGDVSELNLDFTVASSSLGQTQIVELKPQGQSTPVTNSNRIEYIQLIADYKLNVQIRRHCNAFRKGLSNVLPIEWLYMFSNKELQILISGAEIPIDLEDLKKHCKYGGEYTPEHPSIVAFWEALEGFDDLQRRQLLKFVTSCSRPPLLGFKDLDPPFFIQNAGDMERLPTASTCTNLLKLPPFNSVVQMREKLLYAIQSGVGFELS, translated from the exons ATGTTTGGCTTCGATGGCGAGTACCGTCGTCGTCCGGTGCAAAGTCTTGGCGGCGCTTCCCATACCCACGACCGGGAGACTGTGATACGCAAAGCGGCCGAGGAGCGACAGAAACGCAATGAGCTGCGCCAGAAGGCCAATGGCGCCGTGGTGCTGCAGTCCTATGCCCGTTCCTTCATTCACCGCCAGCGTCGCAAACGTGCGGAGCGGGAGGCCTTTGACGTATACCTGCAGGCCCATCGCCACCGCCTCACAGAGGATGAAAATCTGAATTTCCTGCTGCGTCGCCTGAACTTTTTCTACAGCAGTCGCGAGGCCAAGGATGGCGAACGTTTG ATTGAAGTCTGCCAACAAATCCTGCGTAGCCctggccgcctgctgcagcattcGGCAACGGATCCGATCTGGCTGTTTCGTGTGTGCAAGCTGCTAGACGCTTGCCTGCTGCAATTGACACTGTCCCAGTCCGCCCAGGCCATTCCGCTGCGCATGCTGGAAACATTTACTACCGTCACCGCCGTGGAACGCTACGTGAGCGATGAGACGCTGCTGTTCAAGTACTTGGAACGCGTTTTCGGCTTCCTTATCGCACGCAACTACTTCCTACGCTTGCGCCAGCTGCTGGATGAAAAGTGCCCGCCGCTGGATGGAGAAACTCTGCATGCGCCCAGTCCGCTGGCCGAGGCGCTgctccatttgctgctgcgccCACTGGCAGTGGCCAAGCGAGCCTGCAATGGGGGACAAGTGTTGCCCGTGTCCTTGCTGGTGTGCCAGAATTTCGTAAAGGACATCCTGGCCACACCCCACACGGATGCCATGCGCTGTTTCGTGCTCCCCTGCCTGGCGGAATGCCCAGAGTTTCCCTTCGACCTGCTGATGCGCTCGCTCTTCGATCTGCTGGAAACAGCAGCGGCCACTGCCGCATCCGAGTCAGAGAATGCCTCCAGTCGTCGCAGCTTCATGTTCCATGGTTCAGAGACTGGCAGCGGCGGCCCTAAGCAAGCGCAGGCCCAACCTTTGGATGCCCTGTTTACCTCATACTTACTTAACTCCCTCTTGGTGCTCGATCGCAGGCAGTTGG CCACATTACAGCAGAGTTCGCTGCTCACTGTCTACGTGCGAATCATTGCCGAAATGATGCCcaacattctgctgctgcccaagtcCACACTGCGTACGCATGCCAATGCCCCGCATCGTCATGTGGACAGCGACGATGAATCGGACGAGGAGGAAGATGAGGACCAGCCAGCCGCTCGCACACTGGACTACGACATGGAGCAGACATGTCGCACGAGCACCGAACTGAGCATCAAGGAGCGCGACTGCCTGCTGGAATCCATAGCCATACTGAACGAAACGGAGCGCGTGGACTTCAtcgtgcagcagctggatcCCCACATTGAGCACAGTCAACTGATCTACGCTCTGTGCGAGATATGCCACAACCTAATGATCTACAACAAGCATGCAGTCTACGAGTACAA GCTGCTGTACACTTTGGCCTTCACGCCGAAGTTTATTCGCGCCGTTTGGTTCAAGCTGGCCGCAGAGTCCACACAGCTGGGCTTCTCAGCGCCGCTTACCCTCATCTCCAAGGGTGTTGTGC CCAAACAGCAGGGCGTGGATCGCACTATTCCCCTGCTGGCCACCTTCTGCATGCTCtttggccgcctgctgccaaCGCTGCACGATGTGGAGTTTGTGGAgaacaagctgctgctgacgaaGCACGTGCGTCTGATGCCCTTCTCGATTGCGGAGATTGTGCAAATGTCCAAGACGCTGAAGGACATTAGTCTGGGACTCGTGGAGCTGGCATTTCCCGAGACACGCAGCAATTTGGCCAACTATCGCAGTGTGCTGGGCCACACGGAGGCCGATGACAAGAAGCTGCGCCATCAGAAGCAGATCTGGGCCAATTTGCTGAACGTTGTGGTCTTCGTGCTCAATCAGATACACACGCGTGACCTGCGCATGGGCTTCTGTCCGGAGTCACACTGGACGGTCAGTCGCTTGGATCTGCCGCTGGACAGGCCCACCGATCTGCCGCTCACGCATAGCAGCCGCTTGCGCGGCATTCGTCCGTTTCAGCCGATTCGCGACTTTACGCGCGAGGACTTTGAGAACGGTCCGCCCATGTCCACCAAGCAGATACGCTCCATAACGATTCTGCGCGAGATTCCGTTTGTGGTGGCATTCAGCAAGCGTGTGAGCATTCTGCAGGGTCTGGTGGCAGCCAACAAGATGCGCGTCCAGGGCCATTTGCAAGCCTTTCTCCAGGGTCCATCCATTATGATTACTGTACGGCGTACGCATCTGTATGAAGATGCTTACGACAAGCTGCGCCCAGAGAATG AGCCCGATCTACGTCCGAAATTTCGCATACAGTTTGTCTCCTCGCTGGGTCTGGACGAGGCGGGCATTGATGGCGGCGGCGTTTTTCGCGAATTCCTTTCTGAGCTTATCAAAAGTGCATTTGATCCCAATCGTGGCTTCTTCAT GGTAACCACGGACAATAAGCTTTATCCGAATCCGAATGTGGACGATCTGTTTGGTGACTTTGAGAAGCATTATTACTTCATTGGCCGCATTCTGGGCAAGGCAATCTACGAAAATCTGCTggtggagctgccgctggccgaGTTCTTTCTCACCAAATTGGCTGGCAAATACTCGGACGTGGACATACATCAGTTGGCCTCGCTGGATCCGGAACTGTATCGCAATCTGTTGTACTTGAAGGACTATACGGGGGATGTCAGTGAGCTGAATTTGGATTTCacggtggccagcagctcgcTGGGACAAACGCAGATTGTCGAGCTGAAGCCGCAGGGCCAGAGCACGCCGGTGACCAATTCGAATCGCATCGAGTACATCCAGCTGATAGCCGACTACAAGTTGAACGTGCAGATACGTCGTCACTGCAATGCCTTCCGCAAGGGCTTGTCCAATGTTCTGCCCATCGAATGGCTGTACATGTTCAGCAACAAGGAGCTGCAAATACTCATATCCGGTGCGGAGATTCCCATCGATCTGGAGGATCTCAAGAAGCACTGCAAGTACGGCGGCGAATATACACCGGAGCATCCATCGATTGTGGCCTTCTGGGAGGCACTCGAGGGCTTTGATGATCTGCAGCGCAGGCAGCTGCTCAAGTTCGTTACCAGCTGCTCCAGGCCCCCATTGTTGGGCTTTAAG GATTTGGATCCACCTTTCTTCATACAAAATGCTGGGGATATGGAGCGCCTGCCTACGGCCAGCACCTGCACGAATCTGCTGAAGCTGCCGCCCTTCAATAGCGTGGTACAAATGCGTGAAAAGTTGCTCTATGCCATACAGTCTGGAGTGGGCTTTGAACTCAGCTAA
- the LOC117889736 gene encoding 7-methylguanosine phosphate-specific 5'-nucleotidase: MGCDDQQNAAKSSLRIQDIAVLMQDHCRMLDPAKVERIINEFVQGGPERMQLVSDFDYTITKQRTEDGSVVPSSFGIFNACQSLPESFKTESDKLYHKYRPIEIDPHMPIPEKVQYMVEWWTKSGALATGFPFDQSEIDQIASKYKNALRDRTHEFFADLQRLGIPTLVFSAGLGNSVVSLLRQANVMHPNVKVVSNFLQFRDGLLDGFQQPMIHTFNKNETVLDGSEYYNLVHTRDHIIVMGDSLGDADMASGVPASSHIIKIGFLFDHVEANMDKYMKTFDIVLVDDQTMDVPRALLALIEKQHQLKQQSTAQSSL; the protein is encoded by the coding sequence ATGGGCTGTGACGAtcaacaaaatgctgcaaagTCAAGCCTGCGCATACAGGACATTGCCGTGCTGATGCAAGATCACTGCCGCATGTTAGATCCCGCCAAGGTGGAGCGCATCATTAATGAGTTCGTGCAGGGCGGACCGGAGCGCATGCAACTCGTGTCGGACTTTGACTATACAATCACCAAACAACGCACAGAGGACGGCAGTGTGGTGCCATCCAGTTTTGGCATCTTCAACGCCTGCCAGTCGCTGCCGGAAAGCTTCAAAACGGAGTCGGACAAGCTATACCACAAGTACAGGCCAATTGAGATCGATCCGCACATGCCGATCCCCGAGAAGGTCCAATACATGGTGGAGTGGTGGACCAAGTCGGGTGCACTGGCCACCGGCTTCCCCTTCGATCAGTCGGAAATAGATCAGATTGCCAGCAAGTATAAGAATGCGCTACGTGACCGCACTCACGAATTCTTTGCCGATCTACAGCGCTTGGGCATTCCCACCTTGGTCTTCTCCGCCGGACTGGGCAACTCTGTGGTCTCCTTGCTGCGCCAGGCAAACGTGATGCATCCCAATGTCAAGGTGGTGTCcaattttttgcaatttcgggATGGACTTCTGGATGGTTTCCAGCAGCCCATGATACACACCTTCAACAAGAACGAAACTGTCCTGGACGGCAGTGAGTATTACAACCTGGTGCACACGCGCGATCACATCATCGTGATGGGAGATTCGCTTGGGGACGCTGACATGGCATCCGGTGTGCCCGCATCTTCGCACATCATCAAAATTGGTTTCCTCTTCGATCACGTGGAGGCCAACATGGATAAGTACATGAAGACATTCGACATCGTCCTGGTGGATGATCAGACGATGGATGTGCCCCGGGCTCTGCTCGCTCTCATCGAAAAGCAACACCAGCTGAAACAACAATCCACAGCGCAGAGCTCCCTCTGA